Proteins co-encoded in one Carassius carassius chromosome 35, fCarCar2.1, whole genome shotgun sequence genomic window:
- the rbis gene encoding ribosomal biogenesis factor, whose product MAKNKQKGKKQQNVFQVANKQSKPKTKAKPVKTSLKHINTLRNEKVESLNQMFTEVQRDVRSISKSTSSEPKKAQKVVREAPREAVNVDNAAQLFSQL is encoded by the exons ATGgccaaaaataaacagaaaggCAAAAAGCAACAGAATGTATTTCAGGTTGCGAACAAACAGTCAAAACCCAAGACCAAAGCGAAACCCGTCAAGACCTCCTTGAAACAT ATAAACACTTTGAGAAATGAAAAAGTGGAGAGCTTAAATCAGATGTTCACAGAAGTACAGCGAGATGTCAGAAGTATATCAAAATCAACATCCAGTGAACCCAAAAAAGCACAGAAG GTGGTCAGAGAAGCTCCACGAGAAGCTGTCAATGTGGATAATGCTGCCCAGCTTTTCTCTCAACTGTAG